One segment of Candidatus Zixiibacteriota bacterium DNA contains the following:
- a CDS encoding geranylgeranylglyceryl/heptaprenylglyceryl phosphate synthase, with protein sequence MIVYDYLLKTATIKQAGFLMLLDPDRIDPNRVPSLAAASAEAGVDAFLIGTSLLMSDHTSDVIKAIKKTTKIPAILFPGNWLQITPEADAILFLSLISGRNPDYLITEQVRGAPLVKSHGIEPIPTGYILVESGKQTSVEYISDTHPVPRDKYDIAKAHALAGEYLGMKLIYLEAGSGAMESVPDEMVAEVSEYISRPVIVGGGIVSPEEANRKVMAGASFVVIGNHFEKEQSRSLISEFADAIHVRTASEVLP encoded by the coding sequence TTGATAGTCTACGATTATCTGTTGAAGACGGCGACGATTAAGCAGGCTGGATTTTTGATGCTGCTTGATCCGGATCGTATCGATCCGAACAGGGTTCCATCACTGGCGGCAGCATCAGCCGAGGCGGGTGTCGATGCATTTCTCATTGGGACGTCCCTGCTGATGTCGGATCATACGTCGGACGTAATCAAAGCAATCAAGAAGACCACCAAAATTCCTGCGATCCTATTTCCTGGAAACTGGCTGCAGATAACGCCTGAGGCTGACGCGATTCTGTTTCTTTCGCTGATATCGGGTAGAAACCCGGACTATCTTATAACAGAGCAGGTCAGAGGCGCGCCACTTGTTAAGTCTCACGGTATCGAACCGATTCCCACCGGTTATATTCTCGTCGAATCGGGCAAACAGACTTCGGTCGAGTATATTTCAGACACTCACCCGGTTCCGCGCGATAAGTATGATATTGCGAAGGCACATGCTCTTGCTGGCGAGTATCTTGGGATGAAATTGATCTATCTGGAAGCAGGCTCCGGCGCGATGGAATCTGTTCCGGATGAAATGGTTGCTGAAGTGAGCGAATATATTTCGAGGCCTGTTATTGTCGGTGGTGGGATTGTCTCACCCGAGGAAGCGAATCGGAAAGTCATGGCTGGAGCGTCGTTTGTCGTGATCGGCAATCACTTCGAAAAAGAGCAGTCCCGTTCATTGATTTCCGAGTTCGCTGATGCGATTCACGTTCGTACTGCTTCGGAGGTGCTACCATGA
- the alaS gene encoding alanine--tRNA ligase has translation MNSKDVRKSFLQYFEERSHRIVPSSSLIPIDDPTLLFTNAGMNQFKLVFTGGEKRPYKRAASSQKCIRAGGKHNDLENVGQTARHQTFFEMLGNFSFGDYFKAEAIEYAWEFLTKVVMLPEERLWASIYLDDDEAFGLFEKIVPELKGKILRFDEKENYWSMGDTGPCGPCAEIHFDRGEKYGTGPEDVVNGESERFVEIWNLVFMQFEKDEQGIVTPLPKPSIDTGLGLERIVCVLQECDTNYETDLFVPIIKAVESLCGRKCVAGPEGISFRVIADHIRALTFAFADGAVPSSGKRGSVLRKILNRAARHGRLLGMRESFLYKLPPVVRDIMGDTYPELKLREVHITELIRAEEERFEETYDNGLDYFDRLANKVTSSGGMTISGDEVFKLHDTYGFDSDLTLLSARERGLDVDMDGFERALRDQQQRSRQARGAVPFVIKVVNPLKTEFCGYDDHFMHETIVIDVKPLKDDLLAVILERTPFYAESGGQVGDKGILQAEGLEFKVVNTLKEGNTFVHVGQNVKGDISEYIGKSVTAAVDKERQKATQRNHTATHLLQTALREVLGEHVQQASSLVKPEGLRFDFSHFKAVTPEELREIERRVNEQILRDLPVRWQVMPIEKAKAAGAMALFDEKYGDNVRMVEVEGFSRELCGGTHVSRTGEIGLFLITQETAIAAGMRRMEAVTGDGAYRLASENRDNLEGVARMLKVASSEVGERVATLAKKVKELQKQLDQFSQAQGDEQIKSNLSDVKQKGDVSYLVADIADRKEAQQYLDNVKNDKRKVVVVLKQESNYFIVVSKAAADNGLSAKKVIAHLNDAFDGRGGGKDTFAQGGSKQDFSLNDLSRVLESAI, from the coding sequence ATGAACAGCAAAGATGTCAGGAAATCATTTCTTCAATATTTCGAAGAACGCAGTCACAGGATCGTGCCGTCGTCGTCATTGATTCCAATCGATGATCCAACGCTTCTTTTCACTAATGCCGGCATGAACCAGTTTAAGCTGGTATTCACCGGCGGGGAGAAGAGACCGTATAAACGAGCGGCATCGAGCCAGAAATGTATCCGCGCCGGCGGAAAGCACAACGACCTCGAGAATGTAGGTCAGACCGCGCGGCATCAGACATTTTTCGAAATGCTGGGGAATTTCTCGTTCGGCGACTATTTCAAAGCCGAAGCGATCGAATATGCCTGGGAGTTTCTGACAAAAGTCGTCATGCTGCCGGAAGAGCGGCTCTGGGCGTCTATATATCTCGATGATGATGAGGCTTTCGGACTGTTCGAGAAGATCGTCCCGGAACTGAAAGGGAAAATTCTACGATTCGACGAGAAGGAGAACTACTGGTCGATGGGAGATACGGGGCCATGCGGTCCGTGCGCGGAAATCCATTTCGACCGAGGCGAGAAATATGGTACAGGACCGGAAGACGTCGTCAATGGTGAGAGTGAGAGATTCGTCGAAATATGGAATCTCGTGTTTATGCAGTTCGAGAAGGATGAGCAGGGGATAGTCACTCCGCTCCCGAAACCATCGATAGATACCGGCCTGGGGCTGGAGCGGATTGTCTGTGTTCTACAGGAATGCGATACCAATTATGAGACGGATCTTTTTGTACCGATCATCAAGGCAGTCGAAAGTCTGTGCGGCAGAAAATGCGTGGCCGGGCCGGAGGGAATCTCATTCAGGGTGATAGCCGATCATATCAGGGCGCTGACATTTGCATTTGCCGACGGTGCGGTGCCGTCGAGTGGTAAACGGGGAAGCGTGTTACGAAAAATTCTGAATCGCGCAGCGCGGCATGGAAGACTTCTCGGTATGCGTGAGTCGTTTCTGTATAAGCTCCCTCCGGTGGTACGGGATATCATGGGAGACACGTATCCCGAGTTGAAATTGCGTGAGGTGCACATAACGGAGTTGATTCGCGCTGAAGAGGAGCGCTTCGAGGAAACCTACGACAACGGTCTCGATTACTTTGATCGCCTCGCGAATAAGGTGACATCGTCTGGCGGGATGACAATTTCGGGCGATGAGGTCTTCAAGCTGCATGACACTTATGGATTCGACTCTGATCTGACCCTGCTCTCGGCTCGCGAGCGCGGTCTTGATGTTGATATGGATGGGTTTGAGAGAGCTTTGAGAGACCAACAGCAGCGTAGCAGACAGGCACGCGGGGCAGTCCCCTTTGTGATCAAAGTTGTAAACCCACTGAAGACTGAATTCTGCGGGTATGACGATCATTTCATGCATGAAACGATAGTCATAGATGTCAAGCCTCTCAAGGACGATCTCCTCGCTGTGATTCTGGAACGAACACCTTTCTATGCCGAATCGGGTGGCCAGGTTGGTGACAAAGGCATCTTGCAGGCAGAAGGTCTCGAATTCAAGGTTGTCAACACGCTTAAAGAAGGTAACACCTTTGTTCATGTCGGACAGAATGTGAAAGGTGATATCTCTGAATACATCGGCAAGAGCGTCACAGCGGCAGTGGACAAAGAGCGTCAGAAAGCGACTCAGCGTAATCACACCGCTACGCACCTGCTGCAAACGGCGCTTCGGGAGGTTCTTGGAGAGCATGTTCAACAGGCGAGTTCACTCGTAAAGCCAGAGGGTCTGCGGTTCGACTTCTCGCATTTCAAGGCCGTGACGCCTGAAGAGCTCAGGGAGATCGAACGGCGCGTCAATGAGCAGATACTCCGCGATCTGCCGGTCCGTTGGCAGGTCATGCCGATCGAGAAAGCCAAAGCTGCCGGAGCGATGGCGCTGTTCGACGAGAAATATGGCGACAATGTGCGAATGGTCGAGGTCGAGGGGTTCTCCCGTGAACTATGCGGTGGGACGCACGTGTCTCGAACCGGGGAAATCGGGTTGTTTCTGATCACTCAGGAGACGGCGATTGCAGCGGGAATGCGGCGCATGGAGGCGGTGACTGGTGACGGCGCATATCGGCTAGCATCGGAGAATCGCGACAATTTGGAAGGCGTTGCGAGGATGCTGAAGGTCGCGTCATCAGAAGTTGGCGAGCGCGTCGCGACTCTTGCGAAGAAGGTCAAAGAGCTTCAGAAGCAACTGGATCAGTTTAGCCAGGCGCAGGGCGATGAGCAGATCAAGTCGAATCTGAGCGATGTAAAACAGAAGGGCGACGTCAGTTATCTTGTCGCAGATATCGCAGATCGCAAAGAGGCCCAGCAATATCTCGATAATGTGAAAAACGACAAGCGCAAAGTTGTAGTGGTACTGAAGCAGGAATCGAACTATTTTATTGTCGTATCGAAAGCGGCTGCTGATAACGGGCTGTCAGCCAAGAAGGTGATTGCTCATCTCAATGACGCGTTTGATGGGCGTGGCGGCGGTAAGGATACATTTGCACAGGGTGGATCCAAGCAGGATTTCAGCCTGAACGATCTCTCTCGCGTTCTCGAAAGCGCAATCTGA
- a CDS encoding MjaI family restriction endonuclease, whose protein sequence is MEFGKKEKVLNYACQTYQLSRPNKVGTVMALIRDCQPGTIEEWEEWYFEKAYTAAKTPTKVTRESLRELGERLYEKITAVVIPEWQAAFRHLTRQDCDDYIYNLTINRTFDGFLREKSVVNDGLAKLFPDVIFQESDAELDHAGDIDYLARIGDRAFGIQIKPVTAKFSFANYSPSERMKASFADFEAEYGGKVFVVFSQKEEISNKEVVEQIRQEIERLKR, encoded by the coding sequence ATGGAGTTTGGCAAGAAAGAGAAAGTTCTGAACTATGCTTGTCAAACTTATCAATTATCGCGACCCAACAAAGTTGGTACTGTGATGGCCCTTATAAGAGACTGTCAACCAGGGACGATTGAGGAATGGGAAGAGTGGTATTTCGAAAAGGCATACACAGCAGCCAAAACGCCAACCAAAGTAACCCGTGAGAGCCTGCGGGAGTTGGGCGAGAGATTATATGAAAAGATAACAGCAGTAGTGATTCCCGAGTGGCAAGCAGCGTTCCGACACTTGACGCGTCAGGACTGCGATGACTATATTTACAATCTTACTATTAATAGAACCTTTGACGGTTTTCTGCGGGAGAAGTCGGTGGTCAACGATGGATTGGCAAAGCTCTTCCCAGATGTGATTTTTCAAGAGAGTGATGCAGAGTTGGATCACGCCGGTGATATTGATTATTTGGCAAGAATAGGTGATAGAGCATTCGGCATTCAGATTAAGCCAGTCACAGCGAAATTCAGTTTTGCTAATTATTCACCATCTGAGAGGATGAAGGCCAGCTTCGCTGACTTCGAAGCTGAATATGGGGGTAAAGTATTCGTAGTGTTTAGTCAAAAAGAAGAAATCAGTAACAAAGAAGTGGTTGAACAAATCCGTCAGGAGATTGAGCGACTCAAGAGGTAG
- a CDS encoding site-specific DNA-methyltransferase has translation MNLLSDESVHLIITSPPYWQLKDYGVVNQIGYYESYESYINNMNLVWNECHRVLHPGCRLCINVGDQFARSVYYGRYKVIPIRTEIIKFCEIIGFDYMGAIIWQKVTTTNTTGGATIMGSFPYPRNGILKLDYEFILLFKKQGKPPKPTKEQKELSAMTKEEWNTYFSGHWYFAGAKQDGHIAMFPEELPSRLIKMFAFIGDTVLDPFLGSGTTSLAAHNLGRNSVGYEINPEFIPIIERKLNISQTDIAGTEFVFLKDSVSSDLSGEIEGLPYLFKDPHSLDKKIDPKKLQFGSRIDKDGGDPEKYFSIKEVISPEMLKLDNGLLVRLLGIREKKSVHGQAVQFLIERTTGQKVFLKFDACKYHGDGNLQCYLYLKNRTFINAHLIKAGLVDVDNNMDYKFKNRFQKMAEEANG, from the coding sequence ATGAATCTGCTATCAGACGAATCTGTCCATCTGATAATCACATCACCGCCGTACTGGCAATTGAAAGACTATGGAGTGGTGAACCAGATCGGCTATTACGAGTCTTATGAGAGCTACATAAACAACATGAATCTCGTCTGGAACGAATGTCATAGGGTATTGCATCCCGGCTGTCGGCTTTGCATAAATGTCGGAGACCAATTCGCTCGATCAGTCTATTATGGACGATATAAGGTAATCCCAATTCGCACCGAGATAATCAAATTCTGTGAGATCATTGGTTTCGATTACATGGGAGCAATAATCTGGCAGAAAGTTACAACAACTAATACCACAGGTGGTGCGACTATCATGGGGAGTTTCCCTTATCCGAGAAACGGGATTCTAAAGCTTGACTATGAATTTATTCTCCTCTTCAAGAAGCAGGGCAAACCCCCGAAGCCAACAAAAGAACAAAAGGAACTTTCCGCAATGACCAAGGAAGAGTGGAATACTTACTTCTCCGGCCACTGGTATTTTGCGGGCGCAAAACAGGATGGTCATATCGCAATGTTTCCAGAGGAATTGCCGTCGCGGTTGATCAAGATGTTTGCTTTTATTGGTGATACAGTACTGGACCCGTTCCTCGGTAGTGGGACTACATCGCTGGCGGCCCATAATCTTGGTCGCAATTCCGTCGGGTATGAAATAAACCCTGAATTCATTCCGATTATAGAAAGAAAGCTGAATATATCACAGACCGATATAGCGGGAACCGAGTTTGTATTTCTGAAAGACAGTGTGAGCTCCGACTTGTCGGGAGAGATTGAAGGACTACCTTATCTCTTCAAAGATCCACATAGTCTCGACAAGAAGATTGATCCTAAGAAACTCCAATTCGGATCGAGAATTGACAAGGACGGCGGAGATCCAGAGAAGTACTTTTCCATCAAAGAAGTAATCAGCCCCGAGATGCTAAAACTCGACAACGGCTTGCTTGTTCGGTTACTCGGTATTAGGGAGAAGAAATCAGTTCATGGACAGGCTGTACAATTCCTGATTGAGAGAACAACCGGACAGAAGGTCTTCTTGAAGTTTGATGCCTGTAAGTATCATGGCGATGGCAATTTGCAGTGTTATTTGTATTTGAAAAATAGGACTTTTATCAATGCCCACCTAATCAAAGCAGGACTGGTAGATGTGGACAACAATATGGATTACAAGTTCAAAAACAGGTTTCAGAAAATGGCGGAAGAAGCAAATGGATAA
- a CDS encoding recombination regulator RecX, giving the protein MSESSHVVTSIKPSKRVQGRYSVYVDGKFLVSLTADLIANFGLQQGRKLSSSEYESLAAALDERKLRDTAYRLLSRRPHSVKELADKLRQRGFSRSDIEALVKEFCGKDLLGDRKFAESWVETRLRLKPRSGRLLVIELRSKGVDKETAEAVVREKLDGTDEAELAFKLLLGRRQRLMQENWVDTQRKIHNFLRYRGFNSDVILRVAERFEREERGDTTE; this is encoded by the coding sequence GTGTCCGAATCAAGCCATGTAGTAACGTCGATCAAGCCTTCGAAGAGAGTTCAGGGCAGATACTCCGTCTACGTGGACGGAAAATTTCTCGTCTCTCTTACCGCAGATCTGATCGCCAACTTCGGACTTCAGCAGGGGAGAAAGCTCTCGTCATCCGAATATGAGAGTCTTGCGGCTGCCCTTGACGAACGCAAGCTGCGTGACACTGCGTACAGACTCCTCTCCCGCAGGCCACATTCTGTGAAGGAACTTGCGGACAAACTGAGGCAGAGAGGGTTTTCCCGATCAGATATTGAGGCATTGGTCAAGGAATTTTGTGGTAAAGACCTGCTCGGCGACCGGAAATTCGCGGAGAGCTGGGTTGAGACCAGGCTTAGGCTCAAACCTCGCAGCGGGCGACTTCTCGTGATAGAGCTTCGATCCAAAGGCGTTGACAAAGAGACGGCCGAAGCGGTTGTGCGTGAGAAACTCGATGGAACGGACGAAGCGGAGCTCGCGTTCAAGCTGCTATTAGGCCGCAGGCAGAGGCTAATGCAGGAGAATTGGGTTGACACACAACGGAAAATTCACAATTTTCTGCGGTACCGAGGCTTTAACTCGGATGTTATCCTGCGTGTAGCCGAGAGATTTGAGCGGGAAGAGCGCGGCGACACAACAGAATAG
- the recA gene encoding recombinase RecA — translation MPDKKKALDQALVQIERQFGKGSIMLLGSDQRVEGLQVIPTGSIGLDFALGVGGIPRGRVIEIYGPEASGKTTLALHIIAEAQKTGGIAAFIDAEHALDAAYSKALGVDTNNLLISQPDNGEQALEIADTLVRSGAVDLVVIDSVAALVPRAEIEGEMGDAHMGLQARLMSQALRKLTGTVSKSRTSLLFINQIRMKIGVMFGNPETTTGGNALKFYSSVRLDIRRIAALKDGDQVIGSRTRVRVVKNKVAPPFRDTEFDIIYGHGISLEGELVDIGAKHNIIDKSGAWYSFGGDRLGQGRENVKAFLAENIELRDKIAAQVREAMFSTPATTSGPDDNGDE, via the coding sequence ATGCCGGATAAGAAGAAAGCACTGGATCAGGCATTAGTGCAAATCGAGCGACAGTTCGGTAAAGGCTCGATCATGCTACTCGGCTCGGACCAGCGCGTAGAGGGGCTGCAGGTGATCCCAACCGGCTCAATCGGGCTGGATTTCGCGCTCGGAGTCGGTGGAATACCGCGAGGAAGGGTTATTGAAATCTACGGTCCTGAGGCCTCCGGCAAGACCACTCTTGCGCTGCACATTATCGCGGAGGCTCAGAAAACGGGAGGTATTGCAGCGTTCATTGATGCCGAGCATGCGCTTGATGCGGCCTACTCCAAAGCTCTCGGTGTCGACACGAACAATCTTCTGATTTCACAGCCTGATAACGGAGAGCAAGCGCTCGAAATAGCCGATACGCTTGTCAGATCGGGTGCGGTCGATCTTGTGGTGATCGATTCGGTCGCGGCTCTTGTTCCGAGAGCGGAAATAGAGGGAGAAATGGGAGACGCGCACATGGGACTGCAGGCGCGGCTGATGTCTCAGGCTCTTAGGAAATTGACCGGCACTGTATCGAAATCGCGCACCAGCCTGCTGTTCATCAATCAGATCAGAATGAAGATCGGTGTGATGTTCGGAAATCCGGAGACCACGACAGGCGGCAATGCTCTCAAGTTCTACTCGTCTGTACGGCTCGATATTCGACGAATCGCCGCTCTCAAGGATGGCGATCAAGTGATCGGTTCGCGCACGAGGGTTCGTGTCGTCAAGAATAAGGTGGCACCCCCGTTCCGTGATACCGAATTCGATATCATTTATGGTCATGGGATATCACTTGAAGGCGAGCTTGTCGACATTGGAGCGAAGCACAACATTATCGACAAATCAGGTGCATGGTACTCGTTTGGTGGCGACAGACTCGGACAGGGCCGTGAAAATGTGAAGGCTTTCTTGGCGGAGAACATCGAGTTGAGAGATAAGATAGCTGCTCAGGTGCGTGAAGCCATGTTCAGTACTCCTGCAACTACGAGCGGTCCGGACGACAATGGTGACGAATAG
- the thpR gene encoding RNA 2',3'-cyclic phosphodiesterase, protein MIRAFVAVNISDDQRAEVGKVIGKLRDYDVRIKWVEVSNLHVTLKFLGDTDEKALPDMYAAIADAVSGIQPFDLSLRNLGCFPNVQRPRVIWVGIDDGYDGLRDLSRDVERAVEPFGFAPEKRKFSGHLTIGRVKDNRNVETLTRDLSKIDFASSSAKVSGFVLHQSVLRPQGPVYTPLKIFELTP, encoded by the coding sequence ATGATTCGGGCGTTTGTTGCCGTAAATATATCCGATGACCAGCGTGCCGAGGTCGGGAAAGTGATCGGCAAGTTGAGAGATTATGATGTTCGGATTAAGTGGGTCGAAGTCAGCAATTTGCATGTGACCCTCAAGTTTCTCGGAGATACCGACGAGAAGGCCCTGCCGGACATGTACGCTGCGATCGCCGATGCAGTGAGCGGAATTCAGCCGTTTGATCTGTCACTCAGAAATCTCGGCTGCTTTCCAAATGTGCAAAGGCCTCGTGTGATCTGGGTCGGGATCGATGATGGTTACGACGGTCTCAGAGATCTTTCGAGGGACGTCGAGAGGGCAGTCGAACCGTTCGGTTTCGCTCCCGAAAAGAGGAAATTTTCGGGGCATCTGACCATCGGAAGGGTCAAGGATAACAGAAACGTGGAGACATTGACAAGAGATCTATCGAAAATCGACTTCGCGTCCTCGTCGGCGAAAGTGTCGGGTTTTGTGCTCCATCAGAGCGTGCTTCGCCCACAGGGACCTGTCTATACTCCATTGAAAATATTTGAACTCACGCCTTAG
- a CDS encoding competence/damage-inducible protein A, whose amino-acid sequence MNAIIITIGDEILSGATIDTNAAYIAKGLMFIGIDVTKRCSVGDERSDIKREITQALEDCDVVITTGGLGPTDDDITKEVICEVFGERLVEHKETLAALKERYRQLGAAMSHTGKRLCMQPRGATLLYNPLGTAPGILYDRDGKVFCAMAGVPSEMEAILVHSLIPYLEKRGTGRVIRFKNISTISIPESRLAEKLSEGGFVPENVRLAFLPSYAGVVLRLRADGEDRAAVESVLNENFKRLYEIVKEHVFSTENESLLENVTSLLKKKKATIAVAESFTGGMMAKMLTDIPGSSEYFMEGVVTYSNEAKIKYLGVKETSIEQYGAVSEPVCREMAAGMRDAAGTDYALASTGTAGPGGGTEGKPVGLVYLAVADINGTTVQRRSFSGDRDIIRTRSTSVLLNMLRLKLLGK is encoded by the coding sequence ATGAATGCGATAATCATAACAATCGGTGACGAAATTCTTTCTGGCGCCACTATCGATACCAACGCTGCTTACATCGCGAAGGGGCTCATGTTTATCGGCATTGATGTCACGAAGCGCTGCTCGGTAGGTGACGAACGATCGGACATAAAGCGCGAGATCACACAGGCACTCGAGGACTGCGATGTAGTCATCACAACGGGTGGTCTTGGACCAACGGATGACGACATCACCAAGGAAGTCATCTGTGAGGTATTTGGTGAGCGGTTGGTCGAGCACAAGGAGACGCTTGCGGCGCTCAAGGAGCGCTACAGGCAACTCGGAGCTGCTATGTCTCACACCGGCAAAAGGCTTTGCATGCAGCCTCGAGGTGCGACATTGTTGTACAATCCGCTTGGGACAGCTCCGGGTATTCTATATGATCGCGACGGAAAGGTCTTCTGCGCCATGGCGGGGGTTCCCTCAGAGATGGAAGCCATACTTGTCCATTCCCTGATTCCTTATCTGGAGAAAAGGGGTACGGGACGTGTGATCCGCTTCAAGAACATCTCAACAATCAGCATACCCGAGTCGAGGCTCGCTGAGAAGCTGAGCGAGGGCGGGTTCGTTCCTGAGAATGTCAGGTTGGCATTTCTCCCCTCGTATGCGGGTGTGGTATTGCGGCTGCGTGCCGATGGCGAGGATCGAGCAGCGGTTGAATCCGTATTAAATGAGAACTTCAAGAGGCTATACGAAATTGTCAAAGAGCATGTCTTCTCGACAGAGAACGAGAGCCTGCTTGAGAATGTGACCTCTCTTCTGAAGAAGAAGAAGGCCACGATTGCGGTCGCCGAGTCATTCACAGGTGGAATGATGGCCAAAATGCTGACCGATATCCCGGGAAGTTCGGAGTACTTCATGGAGGGTGTCGTTACCTACTCCAATGAGGCAAAGATCAAGTATCTCGGAGTGAAAGAAACGAGCATAGAGCAGTATGGGGCGGTATCGGAGCCGGTTTGCCGTGAAATGGCTGCCGGAATGCGTGATGCGGCCGGAACCGATTATGCACTGGCATCGACCGGTACTGCCGGTCCCGGGGGCGGCACAGAGGGCAAGCCGGTAGGGCTGGTTTACCTGGCGGTGGCTGACATAAATGGTACGACTGTGCAACGACGATCATTCTCAGGCGACCGGGATATAATCCGAACGAGATCAACTTCCGTCCTATTGAACATGCTTCGGCTAAAACTCCTTGGAAAATGA
- a CDS encoding phosphatidylglycerophosphatase A, whose product MKSIIRFLATGCYTGEMPIIPGTWGTLPGLALAIFVFGVDVQFQILITAGVIAISVVVASLAEKEFGHDAKPIVIDEVAGMLVTLVFVPRVWYYYLLGFVLFRAMDVLKLYPARKFESLPSGWGVTADDVAAGVYANILLQVVVHFTKTL is encoded by the coding sequence ATGAAGAGTATCATAAGATTCTTGGCGACAGGATGTTACACGGGTGAGATGCCGATAATCCCCGGCACTTGGGGGACTCTTCCCGGTCTTGCATTGGCTATTTTCGTATTTGGAGTCGATGTTCAATTTCAGATCCTGATAACAGCCGGTGTAATTGCGATTTCAGTAGTTGTGGCATCGCTTGCTGAGAAAGAATTTGGTCATGATGCAAAGCCGATTGTGATCGATGAGGTCGCCGGAATGCTGGTAACTCTTGTTTTTGTGCCGCGAGTTTGGTATTATTATCTATTGGGATTCGTGTTGTTTCGCGCTATGGATGTTCTGAAACTTTATCCTGCGCGGAAATTCGAATCATTGCCGTCTGGCTGGGGAGTGACCGCAGATGACGTTGCCGCGGGGGTTTATGCGAATATTCTCTTGCAGGTTGTAGTCCACTTTACTAAGACCTTATGA
- the pgsA gene encoding CDP-diacylglycerol--glycerol-3-phosphate 3-phosphatidyltransferase, which produces MNWPNRLTLIRVFLAPVFVFLFLIDNVYTRFTALIIFILAALTDLVDGWLARKYNITTGFGKFMDPLADKILISSALIAFIALGYAKLWMVLPIIVRDFFITGLRSLAAYKGVLIVTSGFAKVKTFLQMIAVGVILVFINLKTFLPIWGANWGIFTDPMVITAFDTMLFVTMAVTVWTGVDYLVKNFYLLKGTLW; this is translated from the coding sequence ATGAACTGGCCCAATCGTCTAACATTGATCAGGGTGTTTCTTGCCCCTGTATTCGTATTTCTCTTCCTGATCGACAATGTTTACACCAGGTTTACGGCTCTGATCATATTCATTTTGGCGGCGCTTACCGATCTGGTTGATGGCTGGCTGGCCCGGAAGTACAATATCACCACCGGGTTCGGGAAATTCATGGACCCACTTGCTGACAAGATTCTGATCTCATCAGCTCTGATAGCATTTATCGCGCTCGGGTATGCCAAACTCTGGATGGTGCTGCCGATAATCGTGCGCGATTTCTTCATCACCGGCCTGCGATCTCTGGCGGCATACAAGGGTGTTCTGATTGTCACAAGCGGATTTGCAAAAGTGAAGACTTTTCTGCAGATGATTGCGGTCGGTGTGATCCTCGTATTTATAAATCTGAAGACATTTCTTCCCATCTGGGGCGCGAATTGGGGAATATTCACAGATCCAATGGTCATCACGGCTTTTGACACCATGCTGTTTGTCACGATGGCGGTGACAGTCTGGACCGGCGTAGACTATCTTGTAAAGAACTTCTATCTCTTGAAAGGTACACTCTGGTAA
- a CDS encoding phosphodiester glycosidase family protein: MAAKLSISILLLLLICSRPCLSQDTVWQEIDKGIEVSRFKSPAALVNPDITVLRINPALWDMKLITRAQSEERFNLTAKEWCEKLNLTAAINAGMFHQDYVRHVGYLKTRDFVHDSLVNQYKSVAAFDPLMPDLPRFRMFDLDECSVDSITRTYATHVQNLRLIKRPGENRWQQQEKKWSEAALGEDSTGRILFIICRSPYSMYDLNEILLSLPIDLICAQHLEGGPEAQLYIRHNKTEIDLCGSFETGYAENDNNLQAWPIPNIIGITKKK, from the coding sequence ATGGCTGCTAAACTTTCGATCAGTATTCTGCTGCTCCTGCTCATTTGCAGTCGCCCATGTCTATCGCAGGACACAGTCTGGCAGGAGATCGATAAGGGCATCGAGGTGTCCCGTTTCAAGTCACCGGCTGCATTGGTGAATCCCGACATCACAGTCCTGCGCATCAACCCTGCTCTCTGGGATATGAAGCTTATCACGAGAGCGCAGTCAGAAGAACGTTTTAACCTCACTGCGAAAGAATGGTGCGAGAAGCTCAATCTGACAGCCGCAATCAATGCCGGCATGTTTCATCAGGACTATGTCAGACATGTGGGATACTTGAAGACGAGGGATTTCGTTCACGACTCGCTGGTCAATCAGTACAAATCTGTAGCGGCGTTCGATCCGCTAATGCCCGACTTGCCACGATTCCGGATGTTTGATCTTGATGAGTGCAGCGTTGATTCAATCACTCGAACGTATGCAACTCATGTGCAAAACCTCAGGCTGATAAAACGACCCGGTGAGAATCGATGGCAGCAGCAGGAGAAGAAATGGAGCGAGGCAGCCTTGGGTGAGGACAGCACCGGACGCATTCTGTTCATCATATGCCGCTCACCCTATTCGATGTACGACCTCAATGAAATACTCCTCTCGCTCCCGATCGATCTCATCTGCGCGCAGCATCTCGAGGGCGGCCCCGAAGCGCAGCTTTACATTAGGCACAACAAAACCGAGATTGACCTGTGCGGAAGCTTCGAAACCGGGTACGCAGAAAACGACAATAATCTCCAGGCCTGGCCCATCCCAAACATCATCGGTATCACGAAGAAGAAGTAA